In one Novosphingobium humi genomic region, the following are encoded:
- a CDS encoding type IV secretion system DNA-binding domain-containing protein — MAIRPEHEDIRFDRNRPARIAHASARGNVVRNLGSFTRGTQLVRLQYMMAWQGIKVPLLIALACFFVLLCAFLWIRMDEHEVQLVEMRIYSGLWDWVDFNPRHLINLTLPDGRIVHLPMGAVPYNPHVMLAWHKAWRCFWASCIGAAFFSVPLTIWFFSLARERGSDIMKERHERGAMLVERDVLLSEITTYNHHKLTKAVADRYPDLDPDKVALAPSARRQKLGLHVPYAIAGIPYPWDLERTHGMLIGTTGTGKTTVLLDLIAQARTRGHRCVIFDLTGVFVQHFYREGQDHIINPLDTRCPPWTIFSDCRSHVDFTAAAAALIPSDGANSEPFWVMAARTLFVEMCIKLQERGETTNAAIAHRLMYASLKDIHAQLRNTVADPLTSEQASRMAESIRAVFNTNAQVLRYLPDVGAKDPARFSIRRWIRDEANSGSILFITSTHTHLHVTRSLMTLWMDLAVNAQLETERNAGLKTWFLFDEVHALHRLPALEHGLQTARAYGGAFLLGIHSFERLSETYGREGATNLAALARTKLMLTAADRATAEFCSGIVGNREVREVDEAYSIGAAMSRDAATITPRTEVKPLILPDDIMNFPSLYGIIKFPEGFPAARIHLEWRTYPIIAEPVAEKKDIRFSEFKPANDDEGAGDGGRENAAPSSPADRTEILPEVERQQEAEARATADETRIDAREITSVDLQADTRSTGAPPNHVGDRPLAEESGTKPTSSAAFVEQPLRLGGPVEQRDREGQDKQAPLPGTADRSKDQRSAHREQQALIDQRTGIGVVDEQDRHHDHHHGHGSGHGHGPHHGGPALGDDSGMGM, encoded by the coding sequence ATGGCTATCAGGCCTGAGCACGAGGACATAAGGTTCGACCGGAACCGCCCTGCCCGCATTGCCCATGCATCAGCGCGCGGCAATGTGGTGCGCAATCTCGGCAGCTTCACCCGCGGCACGCAATTGGTTCGCCTTCAGTATATGATGGCCTGGCAGGGCATCAAAGTGCCCCTGCTGATCGCGCTGGCCTGCTTCTTCGTGCTGCTCTGCGCCTTCCTCTGGATCCGCATGGATGAGCATGAGGTGCAGCTCGTCGAGATGCGGATCTATTCCGGCTTGTGGGACTGGGTAGATTTCAATCCAAGGCATCTGATCAACCTCACTTTGCCCGATGGCCGCATCGTCCATCTGCCGATGGGGGCGGTGCCCTATAACCCGCATGTCATGCTTGCCTGGCACAAGGCATGGCGCTGTTTCTGGGCATCCTGTATCGGCGCTGCCTTCTTTTCGGTCCCACTTACCATCTGGTTCTTCAGCCTTGCCCGCGAGCGCGGCTCGGACATCATGAAGGAGCGGCATGAGCGCGGCGCGATGCTGGTTGAGCGCGATGTTCTGCTCTCCGAAATCACCACCTATAATCATCACAAGCTGACGAAGGCAGTGGCCGACAGGTATCCCGATCTTGATCCCGACAAGGTCGCGCTTGCACCGTCTGCCCGGCGTCAGAAGCTGGGTCTGCATGTCCCCTATGCGATTGCAGGTATCCCCTACCCCTGGGATCTGGAACGCACCCATGGCATGCTGATCGGCACCACCGGCACGGGCAAGACAACGGTGCTGCTCGACCTCATCGCGCAGGCGCGGACACGTGGCCATCGCTGTGTGATCTTCGATCTCACCGGCGTCTTCGTGCAACACTTCTATCGCGAGGGACAAGATCATATCATCAACCCGCTCGACACGCGCTGCCCGCCATGGACTATCTTCTCCGACTGCCGGAGCCATGTCGATTTTACCGCAGCGGCAGCCGCGCTGATCCCGTCGGATGGCGCCAATTCCGAACCCTTCTGGGTGATGGCTGCGCGCACGCTCTTCGTCGAGATGTGCATCAAATTGCAGGAGCGCGGCGAGACCACCAATGCCGCCATCGCCCACCGCCTGATGTATGCCAGCCTCAAGGATATCCATGCCCAGTTGCGCAACACCGTGGCCGACCCGCTGACCTCGGAACAGGCCTCGCGCATGGCCGAATCCATCCGCGCGGTCTTCAACACCAATGCGCAGGTGCTGCGCTATCTGCCCGATGTCGGCGCGAAGGATCCGGCGCGCTTTTCCATCCGCCGCTGGATCAGGGATGAGGCCAATTCCGGCTCCATTCTCTTCATCACCTCGACCCATACGCATCTCCATGTGACGCGATCGCTGATGACCTTGTGGATGGATCTGGCGGTCAACGCCCAGCTGGAAACCGAGCGCAATGCCGGGCTCAAGACATGGTTCCTCTTCGACGAGGTCCATGCCCTGCATCGCCTTCCCGCGCTCGAACACGGGCTGCAAACCGCGCGCGCCTATGGCGGGGCGTTCCTACTCGGCATCCATAGTTTCGAGCGTCTGAGCGAGACCTATGGCCGCGAGGGTGCGACCAATCTGGCCGCCCTTGCCCGCACCAAACTGATGCTGACGGCGGCGGATCGCGCGACGGCAGAATTCTGCTCCGGCATCGTCGGGAACCGCGAAGTGCGTGAGGTCGATGAGGCCTACTCGATTGGCGCTGCCATGTCGCGCGATGCCGCCACCATCACCCCGCGCACCGAGGTCAAGCCGCTCATCCTGCCCGATGACATCATGAACTTTCCTTCGCTCTACGGCATCATCAAATTCCCCGAAGGCTTTCCTGCTGCGCGCATCCATCTTGAATGGCGAACTTACCCGATCATTGCCGAGCCCGTTGCCGAGAAGAAGGATATTCGCTTCTCTGAATTCAAGCCCGCGAATGACGATGAGGGCGCTGGCGACGGTGGGCGGGAGAATGCAGCCCCGTCAAGCCCTGCCGATCGGACCGAGATACTGCCCGAGGTCGAACGGCAGCAGGAGGCCGAGGCCCGGGCTACGGCGGACGAGACACGCATCGATGCGCGCGAGATCACATCGGTCGATCTGCAAGCCGATACGCGGAGCACCGGTGCGCCGCCCAATCACGTCGGTGACAGGCCTTTGGCCGAGGAGAGCGGCACCAAGCCAACCTCAAGCGCCGCCTTTGTCGAGCAGCCGCTCAGGCTGGGCGGCCCGGTTGAACAGCGCGACCGCGAGGGGCAGGACAAGCAAGCACCCCTACCCGGAACAGCTGACAGGTCCAAAGACCAACGTTCCGCTCACCGCGAACAACAGGCGCTGATCGATCAGCGCACCGGCATCGGCGTGGTCGACGAGCAGGATCGGCACCATGATCATCATCATGGGCATGGGTCTGGGCATGGCCATGGACCACACCATGGTGGGCCAGCGCTTGGCGATGACAGCGGTATGGGGATGTAA